A single region of the Deltaproteobacteria bacterium genome encodes:
- a CDS encoding phage integrase N-terminal SAM-like domain-containing protein produces the protein MDKLVDSFIESLRRRETTKETYRKALREFSKWLGNVSPAGLNSNDIQRYKDYLISKDLSPTSMSAYLTAVRRFYEYLVSTGKINENPARSVKGSSRPQRHLTDSISREDIAKLFSVIDLNSPLGVRDGAILNLMARSGLSEIEIVRANLQDLKSRDGTKVIYVQGKNKDKKDE, from the coding sequence ATGGATAAACTTGTTGACAGCTTCATAGAATCGCTCAGGAGAAGAGAGACAACAAAGGAAACATACAGAAAGGCGCTGCGCGAGTTTTCAAAGTGGCTTGGCAATGTTTCCCCTGCGGGTCTCAACTCAAACGACATACAGCGCTACAAGGACTACCTAATCTCTAAAGATTTATCCCCGACGTCGATGTCCGCATATTTAACCGCGGTGAGGAGATTCTATGAATATTTAGTCTCGACGGGAAAAATAAACGAGAATCCGGCCAGAAGCGTCAAGGGAAGCTCGCGTCCCCAAAGGCATCTCACCGATTCGATTTCGCGCGAAGACATCGCAAAACTATTCAGCGTGATCGACCTTAATTCGCCTCTGGGGGTAAGGGACGGGGCTATATTAAATCTGATGGCGAGGTCCGGATTGAGCGAAATTGAAATAGTGAGGGCGAACCTCCAGGATCTTAAATCAAGAGACGGCACCAAAGTGATATACGTACAGGGCAAGAACAAGGATAAAAAAGATGAATAA
- the purN gene encoding phosphoribosylglycinamide formyltransferase codes for MKKTRLAVFVSGSGTNLQAIIDADIPCVEIALVFSNNPGAYALERAKKHGIQCEVIDHRGYKNREEYDRDVLSAIEPYGIELIALAGFMRIFSPVFVRAYKNRIINLHPALLPSFPGINAAGQALEYGVKYTGVTVHFVDEGVDTGPIILQSVVPVHEDDTEDALLERIHEEEHRIYPEAIRLVAGGMISIEGRRVLKKT; via the coding sequence GTGAAAAAGACCAGACTCGCCGTTTTTGTTTCCGGAAGCGGCACAAATCTTCAGGCGATAATCGATGCCGATATTCCTTGTGTAGAAATTGCGCTTGTTTTCAGTAACAACCCCGGCGCCTATGCCCTGGAGCGGGCTAAAAAGCATGGAATTCAGTGTGAGGTGATCGACCACAGGGGTTATAAGAACAGGGAGGAGTACGACAGGGACGTTTTAAGCGCGATCGAACCCTACGGAATCGAGCTGATAGCGCTTGCGGGTTTTATGAGAATATTTTCCCCCGTTTTCGTGAGGGCTTATAAGAACAGGATTATAAATCTGCACCCCGCGCTTCTCCCCTCGTTTCCCGGAATAAACGCTGCCGGGCAGGCGCTCGAGTATGGTGTGAAGTACACAGGCGTAACGGTTCATTTCGTAGACGAAGGAGTCGATACCGGGCCCATAATACTCCAGTCAGTGGTGCCGGTACACGAAGACGATACGGAAGACGCTCTTCTTGAAAGGATTCATGAGGAGGAGCACAGGATCTATCCCGAAGCAATAAGGCTTGTCGCCGGAGGGATGATTAGTATCGAAGGCCGAAGGGTACTCAAAAAGACTTAG
- the rpoD gene encoding RNA polymerase sigma factor RpoD, with amino-acid sequence MGKNKKNDFQIDSVTEDRLSDSAVEPSEDEKLKGDNVYLKDSENENADEDEEISEKGNKYVFNLKNARENANEYDLIRFYLHEIADHSLLTREQEIRIAKEIETGRRIVARAILSSSLLLKEIISLAEELEKGSLDIRDITSSLDDADNSVEEEVDLGIRNSINSITRLFEENEQFRKELESVSEKKKKVLLQRIKRNNNKMLAYMEEINLNGFQMERIVSVARSHIDKLEGVKNQYAGPRKKKLSPASRAKKELQDNMQDLLAEAEANTLMLKKSLRRIDLGEHMTQSARRKLIESNLRLVVSIARRYINRGLPFLDLIQEGNMGLMRAVEKFEHNRGYKFSTYATWWIRQAITRALADQSRIIRIPVHMTETINRIVRTSRLLVQELGREPLPEEIAEKVGIHADKVARVLKISKDPISLETPIGDEEDSKLVDLIEDSNTTSPVKVLEMSELKEIISNALSSVLNTREESIVRLRFGIDDEKEHTLEEVGHEFNVTRERIRQIEVKAIKKLKRAGRVYPIKSYLEKA; translated from the coding sequence ATGGGAAAGAATAAAAAGAACGACTTTCAAATCGATAGCGTCACGGAGGACAGGCTATCCGATTCGGCGGTCGAACCTTCAGAGGACGAAAAGCTAAAGGGCGATAATGTTTACCTTAAGGACAGTGAGAATGAAAACGCGGACGAAGATGAGGAAATAAGTGAGAAGGGGAATAAATACGTTTTTAACTTAAAGAACGCCAGGGAAAACGCTAACGAATATGACTTAATAAGGTTTTATCTCCATGAAATAGCCGACCATTCCCTTCTGACCAGGGAGCAGGAAATACGTATTGCCAAAGAAATTGAGACCGGCAGGAGAATCGTCGCAAGAGCGATATTGAGTTCGTCTCTTTTGTTGAAGGAAATAATAAGTCTTGCGGAAGAGCTCGAAAAAGGGAGTTTGGATATAAGGGATATCACGAGTTCACTCGACGATGCCGATAATTCCGTCGAGGAAGAGGTGGATCTTGGCATAAGAAACTCCATAAACTCTATAACCAGGCTCTTTGAAGAGAACGAGCAATTCAGAAAGGAACTGGAAAGCGTTAGCGAAAAGAAGAAAAAAGTCCTCCTCCAGAGAATAAAGAGAAATAACAACAAAATGCTGGCTTATATGGAAGAAATAAACCTGAACGGATTTCAGATGGAAAGAATTGTCTCGGTAGCCCGCAGTCACATAGACAAGCTGGAAGGGGTAAAGAACCAGTATGCAGGACCCCGTAAAAAGAAGCTCTCCCCGGCTTCGAGGGCAAAAAAGGAATTACAGGACAATATGCAGGATTTACTTGCCGAAGCGGAAGCGAATACCCTAATGCTCAAGAAGTCTCTTAGAAGAATCGATCTGGGGGAGCATATGACCCAAAGTGCGAGGCGGAAGCTGATAGAGTCAAATTTGCGTCTTGTAGTCAGTATCGCCAGGCGGTACATAAACCGCGGCCTTCCGTTTCTCGATTTGATACAGGAAGGGAATATGGGACTCATGAGAGCGGTTGAAAAGTTCGAACATAACAGAGGATACAAATTTTCAACCTATGCCACGTGGTGGATAAGGCAGGCGATAACCAGAGCCCTTGCTGATCAGTCCAGAATAATTAGGATCCCGGTCCATATGACTGAGACTATTAACAGGATTGTCAGGACTTCGAGGCTCCTTGTGCAGGAGCTTGGAAGAGAGCCGCTGCCTGAAGAGATAGCTGAAAAGGTCGGTATACACGCTGATAAGGTCGCGCGCGTGCTTAAAATTTCAAAAGACCCCATTTCGCTTGAGACTCCTATAGGGGACGAAGAGGACAGTAAGCTCGTTGATCTTATAGAGGACTCAAACACCACTTCTCCGGTCAAGGTGCTCGAAATGAGCGAGCTTAAGGAGATAATAAGCAACGCCCTTTCTTCCGTGCTCAACACGAGAGAAGAAAGCATTGTGAGGCTCAGGTTCGGGATAGACGATGAAAAAGAGCACACGCTTGAAGAGGTGGGCCATGAGTTTAACGTTACGCGTGAGAGGATAAGGCAGATAGAGGTAAAGGCTATAAAGAAATTAAAGCGCGCGGGCAGGGTCTATCCGATAAAAAGCTATCTTGAAAAGGCTTGA